One genomic window of Caenorhabditis elegans chromosome I includes the following:
- the Y71F9AL.12 gene encoding Increased recombination centers protein 6 (Confirmed by transcript evidence) — protein sequence MSEKNEHFMVKCKGPPKQFLAIVGDTDGMIRKSLEERSKAVKEEADCYFIETYYYSAKYGIKTYETLSELSADYEANNAPIMCIFFALKSMDQLEEAKTVSNQVKADTKVIIVESLELCPDFDGLEKFVAENEFEVVFLKPNEDQLVEAAEQAEKIGVDRLIETMEVCNWPWRVVNAIGKVKIHDSIGTLSNFMDDEADPTEYNMNEDDTISGPAADQLIRHFAQWIDQNPDATIPAPQHAERVNLSPDSPTTTEGTTNQDDVSISVDIDLVCATKNLGENGGSSGENEKKAEKST from the exons ATGTCGGAGAAAAATGAACACTTCATGGTGAAGTGCAAGGGTCCCCCGAAACAGTTCTTGGCGATCGTTGGTGATACTGATGGAATG atcagaaaaagtttagaagaACGTTCAAAAGCTGTCAAAGAAGAAGCTGATTGTTATTTCATTGAAACATA TTATTATTCTGCAAAATATGGCATTAAAACATATGAAACTCTTTCTGAATTGTCAGCAGATTACGAGGCCAACAATGCTCCAATAATGTGCATTTTCTTCGCATTAAAGTCGATGGATCAGCTGGAAGAAGCTAAAACTGTCTCTAATCAAGTTAAAGCCGATACAAAg gtaaTCATCGTGGAATCACTGGAACTATGTCCGGATTTTGATggacttgaaaaatttgttgccGAAAATGAGTTCGAAGTTGTTTTCCTGAAACCGAATGAg gaTCAACTGGTTGAAGCAGCAGAACaagcagaaaaaattggagtcGATCGGCTCATTGAGACCATGGAAGTGTGTAATTGGCCATGGAGAGTTGTAAATGCAATTGGAAAGGTTAAAATACACGACTCTATC GGTACACTCTCGAATTTCATGGACGATGAAGCAGATCCAACAGAGTATAATATGAATGAAGATGATACGATCTCTGGACCGGCTGCCG acCAATTAATTCGTCACTTTGCTCAATGGATAGATCAAAACCCGGACGCCACAATTCCAGCTCCACAACACGCGGAAAGAGTTAACCTGTCACCAGATTCACCAACAACTACCGAGGGAACAACGAATCAGGATGATGTATCGATTTCTGTTGATATTGATCTCGTTTGTGCAACAAAGAATCTGGGAGAAAATGGTGGATCTTCCGGGGAGAATGAG AAGAAAGCTGAGAAGTCTACTTGA
- the Y71F9AL.12 gene encoding Pre-rRNA-processing protein TSR2 homolog (Confirmed by transcript evidence) yields MEVCNWPWRVVNAIGKTLQGTLSNFMDDEADPTEYNMNEDDTISGPAADQLIRHFAQWIDQNPDATIPAPQHAERVNLSPDSPTTTEGTTNQDDVSISVDIDLVCATKNLGENGGSSGENEKKAEKST; encoded by the exons ATGGAAGTGTGTAATTGGCCATGGAGAGTTGTAAATGCAATTGGAAAG ACTTTACAGGGTACACTCTCGAATTTCATGGACGATGAAGCAGATCCAACAGAGTATAATATGAATGAAGATGATACGATCTCTGGACCGGCTGCCG acCAATTAATTCGTCACTTTGCTCAATGGATAGATCAAAACCCGGACGCCACAATTCCAGCTCCACAACACGCGGAAAGAGTTAACCTGTCACCAGATTCACCAACAACTACCGAGGGAACAACGAATCAGGATGATGTATCGATTTCTGTTGATATTGATCTCGTTTGTGCAACAAAGAATCTGGGAGAAAATGGTGGATCTTCCGGGGAGAATGAG AAGAAAGCTGAGAAGTCTACTTGA
- the Y71F9AL.12 gene encoding DUF3306 domain-containing protein (Confirmed by transcript evidence): MEVCNWPWRVVNAIGKVKIHDSIGTLSNFMDDEADPTEYNMNEDDTISGPAADQLIRHFAQWIDQNPDATIPAPQHAERVNLSPDSPTTTEGTTNQDDVSISVDIDLVCATKNLGENGGSSGENEKKAEKST; the protein is encoded by the exons ATGGAAGTGTGTAATTGGCCATGGAGAGTTGTAAATGCAATTGGAAAGGTTAAAATACACGACTCTATC GGTACACTCTCGAATTTCATGGACGATGAAGCAGATCCAACAGAGTATAATATGAATGAAGATGATACGATCTCTGGACCGGCTGCCG acCAATTAATTCGTCACTTTGCTCAATGGATAGATCAAAACCCGGACGCCACAATTCCAGCTCCACAACACGCGGAAAGAGTTAACCTGTCACCAGATTCACCAACAACTACCGAGGGAACAACGAATCAGGATGATGTATCGATTTCTGTTGATATTGATCTCGTTTGTGCAACAAAGAATCTGGGAGAAAATGGTGGATCTTCCGGGGAGAATGAG AAGAAAGCTGAGAAGTCTACTTGA
- the Y71F9AL.12 gene encoding UAE_UbL domain-containing protein (Confirmed by transcript evidence), with protein sequence MSEKNEHFMVKCKGPPKQFLAIVGDTDGMIRKSLEERSKAVKEEADCYFIETYYYSAKYGIKTYETLSELSADYEANNAPIMCIFFALKSMDQLEEAKTVSNQVKADTKVIIVESLELCPDFDGLEKFVAENEFEVVFLKPNEDQLVEAAEQAEKIGVDRLIETMEVCNWPWRVVNAIGKVKIHDSITLQGTLSNFMDDEADPTEYNMNEDDTISGPAADQLIRHFAQWIDQNPDATIPAPQHAERVNLSPDSPTTTEGTTNQDDVSISVDIDLVCATKNLGENGGSSGENEKKAEKST encoded by the exons ATGTCGGAGAAAAATGAACACTTCATGGTGAAGTGCAAGGGTCCCCCGAAACAGTTCTTGGCGATCGTTGGTGATACTGATGGAATG atcagaaaaagtttagaagaACGTTCAAAAGCTGTCAAAGAAGAAGCTGATTGTTATTTCATTGAAACATA TTATTATTCTGCAAAATATGGCATTAAAACATATGAAACTCTTTCTGAATTGTCAGCAGATTACGAGGCCAACAATGCTCCAATAATGTGCATTTTCTTCGCATTAAAGTCGATGGATCAGCTGGAAGAAGCTAAAACTGTCTCTAATCAAGTTAAAGCCGATACAAAg gtaaTCATCGTGGAATCACTGGAACTATGTCCGGATTTTGATggacttgaaaaatttgttgccGAAAATGAGTTCGAAGTTGTTTTCCTGAAACCGAATGAg gaTCAACTGGTTGAAGCAGCAGAACaagcagaaaaaattggagtcGATCGGCTCATTGAGACCATGGAAGTGTGTAATTGGCCATGGAGAGTTGTAAATGCAATTGGAAAGGTTAAAATACACGACTCTATC ACTTTACAGGGTACACTCTCGAATTTCATGGACGATGAAGCAGATCCAACAGAGTATAATATGAATGAAGATGATACGATCTCTGGACCGGCTGCCG acCAATTAATTCGTCACTTTGCTCAATGGATAGATCAAAACCCGGACGCCACAATTCCAGCTCCACAACACGCGGAAAGAGTTAACCTGTCACCAGATTCACCAACAACTACCGAGGGAACAACGAATCAGGATGATGTATCGATTTCTGTTGATATTGATCTCGTTTGTGCAACAAAGAATCTGGGAGAAAATGGTGGATCTTCCGGGGAGAATGAG AAGAAAGCTGAGAAGTCTACTTGA
- the Y71F9AL.12 gene encoding DUF3306 domain-containing protein (Confirmed by transcript evidence), producing the protein MEVCNWPWRVVNAIGKVKIHDSITLQGTLSNFMDDEADPTEYNMNEDDTISGPAADQLIRHFAQWIDQNPDATIPAPQHAERVNLSPDSPTTTEGTTNQDDVSISVDIDLVCATKNLGENGGSSGENEKKAEKST; encoded by the exons ATGGAAGTGTGTAATTGGCCATGGAGAGTTGTAAATGCAATTGGAAAGGTTAAAATACACGACTCTATC ACTTTACAGGGTACACTCTCGAATTTCATGGACGATGAAGCAGATCCAACAGAGTATAATATGAATGAAGATGATACGATCTCTGGACCGGCTGCCG acCAATTAATTCGTCACTTTGCTCAATGGATAGATCAAAACCCGGACGCCACAATTCCAGCTCCACAACACGCGGAAAGAGTTAACCTGTCACCAGATTCACCAACAACTACCGAGGGAACAACGAATCAGGATGATGTATCGATTTCTGTTGATATTGATCTCGTTTGTGCAACAAAGAATCTGGGAGAAAATGGTGGATCTTCCGGGGAGAATGAG AAGAAAGCTGAGAAGTCTACTTGA
- the Y71F9AL.12 gene encoding DUF3306 domain-containing protein (Confirmed by transcript evidence) codes for MEVCNWPWRVVNAIGKGTLSNFMDDEADPTEYNMNEDDTISGPAADQLIRHFAQWIDQNPDATIPAPQHAERVNLSPDSPTTTEGTTNQDDVSISVDIDLVCATKNLGENGGSSGENEKKAEKST; via the exons ATGGAAGTGTGTAATTGGCCATGGAGAGTTGTAAATGCAATTGGAAAG GGTACACTCTCGAATTTCATGGACGATGAAGCAGATCCAACAGAGTATAATATGAATGAAGATGATACGATCTCTGGACCGGCTGCCG acCAATTAATTCGTCACTTTGCTCAATGGATAGATCAAAACCCGGACGCCACAATTCCAGCTCCACAACACGCGGAAAGAGTTAACCTGTCACCAGATTCACCAACAACTACCGAGGGAACAACGAATCAGGATGATGTATCGATTTCTGTTGATATTGATCTCGTTTGTGCAACAAAGAATCTGGGAGAAAATGGTGGATCTTCCGGGGAGAATGAG AAGAAAGCTGAGAAGTCTACTTGA
- the Y71F9AL.12 gene encoding Increased recombination centers protein 6 (Partially confirmed by transcript evidence) → MSEKNEHFMVKCKGPPKQFLAIVGDTDGMIRKSLEERSKAVKEEADCYFIETYYYSAKYGIKTYETLSELSADYEANNAPIMCIFFALKSMDQLEEAKTVSNQVKADTKVIIVESLELCPDFDGLEKFVAENEFEVVFLKPNEDQLVEAAEQAEKIGVDRLIETMEVCNWPWRVVNAIGKTLQGTLSNFMDDEADPTEYNMNEDDTISGPAADQLIRHFAQWIDQNPDATIPAPQHAERVNLSPDSPTTTEGTTNQDDVSISVDIDLVCATKNLGENGGSSGENEKKAEKST, encoded by the exons ATGTCGGAGAAAAATGAACACTTCATGGTGAAGTGCAAGGGTCCCCCGAAACAGTTCTTGGCGATCGTTGGTGATACTGATGGAATG atcagaaaaagtttagaagaACGTTCAAAAGCTGTCAAAGAAGAAGCTGATTGTTATTTCATTGAAACATA TTATTATTCTGCAAAATATGGCATTAAAACATATGAAACTCTTTCTGAATTGTCAGCAGATTACGAGGCCAACAATGCTCCAATAATGTGCATTTTCTTCGCATTAAAGTCGATGGATCAGCTGGAAGAAGCTAAAACTGTCTCTAATCAAGTTAAAGCCGATACAAAg gtaaTCATCGTGGAATCACTGGAACTATGTCCGGATTTTGATggacttgaaaaatttgttgccGAAAATGAGTTCGAAGTTGTTTTCCTGAAACCGAATGAg gaTCAACTGGTTGAAGCAGCAGAACaagcagaaaaaattggagtcGATCGGCTCATTGAGACCATGGAAGTGTGTAATTGGCCATGGAGAGTTGTAAATGCAATTGGAAAG ACTTTACAGGGTACACTCTCGAATTTCATGGACGATGAAGCAGATCCAACAGAGTATAATATGAATGAAGATGATACGATCTCTGGACCGGCTGCCG acCAATTAATTCGTCACTTTGCTCAATGGATAGATCAAAACCCGGACGCCACAATTCCAGCTCCACAACACGCGGAAAGAGTTAACCTGTCACCAGATTCACCAACAACTACCGAGGGAACAACGAATCAGGATGATGTATCGATTTCTGTTGATATTGATCTCGTTTGTGCAACAAAGAATCTGGGAGAAAATGGTGGATCTTCCGGGGAGAATGAG AAGAAAGCTGAGAAGTCTACTTGA
- the Y71F9AL.12 gene encoding Increased recombination centers protein 6 (Confirmed by transcript evidence), whose translation MSEKNEHFMVKCKGPPKQFLAIVGDTDGMIRKSLEERSKAVKEEADCYFIETYYYSAKYGIKTYETLSELSADYEANNAPIMCIFFALKSMDQLEEAKTVSNQVKADTKVIIVESLELCPDFDGLEKFVAENEFEVVFLKPNEDQLVEAAEQAEKIGVDRLIETMEVCNWPWRVVNAIGKGTLSNFMDDEADPTEYNMNEDDTISGPAADQLIRHFAQWIDQNPDATIPAPQHAERVNLSPDSPTTTEGTTNQDDVSISVDIDLVCATKNLGENGGSSGENEKKAEKST comes from the exons ATGTCGGAGAAAAATGAACACTTCATGGTGAAGTGCAAGGGTCCCCCGAAACAGTTCTTGGCGATCGTTGGTGATACTGATGGAATG atcagaaaaagtttagaagaACGTTCAAAAGCTGTCAAAGAAGAAGCTGATTGTTATTTCATTGAAACATA TTATTATTCTGCAAAATATGGCATTAAAACATATGAAACTCTTTCTGAATTGTCAGCAGATTACGAGGCCAACAATGCTCCAATAATGTGCATTTTCTTCGCATTAAAGTCGATGGATCAGCTGGAAGAAGCTAAAACTGTCTCTAATCAAGTTAAAGCCGATACAAAg gtaaTCATCGTGGAATCACTGGAACTATGTCCGGATTTTGATggacttgaaaaatttgttgccGAAAATGAGTTCGAAGTTGTTTTCCTGAAACCGAATGAg gaTCAACTGGTTGAAGCAGCAGAACaagcagaaaaaattggagtcGATCGGCTCATTGAGACCATGGAAGTGTGTAATTGGCCATGGAGAGTTGTAAATGCAATTGGAAAG GGTACACTCTCGAATTTCATGGACGATGAAGCAGATCCAACAGAGTATAATATGAATGAAGATGATACGATCTCTGGACCGGCTGCCG acCAATTAATTCGTCACTTTGCTCAATGGATAGATCAAAACCCGGACGCCACAATTCCAGCTCCACAACACGCGGAAAGAGTTAACCTGTCACCAGATTCACCAACAACTACCGAGGGAACAACGAATCAGGATGATGTATCGATTTCTGTTGATATTGATCTCGTTTGTGCAACAAAGAATCTGGGAGAAAATGGTGGATCTTCCGGGGAGAATGAG AAGAAAGCTGAGAAGTCTACTTGA